One part of the Microtus ochrogaster isolate Prairie Vole_2 chromosome 18, MicOch1.0, whole genome shotgun sequence genome encodes these proteins:
- the Mc4r gene encoding melanocortin receptor 4: MNSTHHHGMYTSLHLWNRSSYGLHGNTSESLGKGYSDGGCYEQLFVSPEVFVTLGVISLLENILVIVAIAKNKNLHSPMYFFICSLAVADMLVSVSNGSETIVITLLNSTDTDAQSFTVNIDNVIDSVICSSLLASICSLLSIAVDRYFTIFYALQYHNIMTVKRVAIIISCIWAACTVSGILFIIYSDSSAVIICLITMFFTMLVLMASLYVHMFLMARLHIKRIAVLPGTGTIRQGANMKGAITLTILIGVFVVCWAPFFLHLLFYISCPQNPYCVCFMSHFNLYLILIMCNAVIDPLIYALRSQELRKTFKEIICFYPLGGICDLSGRY; encoded by the coding sequence ATGAACTCCACCCACCACCATGGCATGTATACTTCCCTCCACCTCTGGAACCGCAGCAGCTACGGGCTGCACGGCAATACCAGCGAGTCCCTGGGGAAGGGGTACTCTGATGGAGGATGCTATGAGCAACTTTTTGTGTCTCCCGAGGTGTTTGTGACTCTGGGTGTCATAAGCCTGTTGGAGAACATTCTAGTGATCGTGGCAATCGCCAAGAACAAGAACCTGCACTCTCCCATGTACTTTTTCATCTGTAGCCTGGCTGTGGCAGATATGCTGGTGAGCGTTTCAAACGGGTCGGAAACCATCGTCATCACCCTGTTGAACAGCACAGATACGGACGCGCAGAGCTTCACCGTGAACATTGATAATGTCATTGACTCTGTGATCTGTAGTTCCTTGCTCGCGTCTATTTGCAGCCTGCTTTCCATTGCCGTGGACAGGTATTTCACTATCTTTTACGCCCTCCAGTACCATAACATTATGACGGTTAAGCGGGTAGCGATCATCATAAGTTGTATCTGGGCGGCTTGTACGGTGTCGGGCATCCTGTTCATCATATACTCTGACAGCAGCGCTGTCATCATTTGCCTCATTACCATGTTCTTCACCATGCTGGTTCTCATGGCCTCTCTCTATGTCCACATGTTCCTGATGGCGAGGCTTCACATTAAGAGGATCGCTGTCCTCCCCGGCACTGGTACCATCCGCCAGGGTGCCAACATGAAGGGGGCAATTACACTGACCATCCTGATTGGGGTCTTCGTGGTCTGCTGGgcccccttcttcctccacttACTGTTCTATATCTCTTGCCCTCAGAATCCATACTGTGTGTGCTTCATGTCTCATTTTAACCTGTATCTCATCCTGATCATGTGTAATGCCGTCATTGACCCCCTCATTTATGCCCTCCGGAGTCAAGAACTGAGGAAAACCTTCAAAGAAATCATCTGCTTCTACCCCCTGGGAGGCATCTGCGACTTGTCTGGCAGGTATTAA